A single Epinephelus fuscoguttatus linkage group LG13, E.fuscoguttatus.final_Chr_v1 DNA region contains:
- the LOC125899658 gene encoding putative gustatory receptor clone PTE01, with amino-acid sequence MENSTEVMSFVLAAYGNIGEVKYLYFSIMLLWYISICVANTILIVVIYMDGRLHEPMYILLCNLFVNEIGASTSMYPLLLSQMFSDTHEVTLPWCFLQMGYIYTSTSIEFCSLAAMAYDRYVSICYPLHYNVIMNTGRVGMIILLIWMYSFGNFIFSFSVVIRLTFCGNVIDKVFCDYHLIIKLACSVSILNNISDLLFAFVTIVIPFSLISVSYIKILTVCLNTSKENTQKAITTCTPQIVSVSNLFIGCMFHLVDSRLDVALVPDKVRIILSVYLLICQPMITPFMQFYLLKIRQSCKRFLFNRK; translated from the coding sequence ATGGAGAACTCAACTGAAGTTATGTCTTTTGTGCTGGCTGCCTATGGTAACATTGGAGAGGTAAAATACCTGTATTTCAGCATAATGTTATTATGGTACATCTCCATATGTGTGGCCAACACAATTCTAATTGTGGTCATATATATGGACGGGAGGTTGCATGAGCCAATGTATATACTATTATGTAatttatttgtgaatgaaatagGTGCCAGCACATCGATGTATCCTCTTCTGCTCTCACAGATGTTTTCAGATACCCATGAAGTGACCCTACCATGGTGTTTTCTGCAGATGGGTTATATCTATACATCTACTTCTATTGAGTTTTGCAGTTTAGCAGCCATGGCCTATGATAGATACGTCTCTATCTGCTATCCTTTACATTACAATGTCATTATGAACACAGGGAGAGTAGGTATGATCATTCTTCTTATATGGATGTATTCATTTGGTAACTTTATATTCTCATTTTCAGTCGTCATCCGTTTGACATTTTGTGGAAATGTCATTGACAAAGTGTTTTGTGACTACCACTTAATAATTAAACTTGCCTGTTCAGTTTCAATACTTAACAAcatatctgacctgctttttgCCTTTGTGACTATTGTTATTCCATTTAGTCTCATTTCAGTCTCATACATTAAGATTTTGACTGTTTGTCTGAATACCTCAAAAGAAAATACGCAAAAGGCCATCACCACCTGCACGCCTCAGATTGTCTCAGTGTCAAACTTGTTTATCGGCTGCATGTTTCACTTAGTGGATTCCAGGCTTGATGTGGCCCTGGTACCAGATAAAGTGCGCATTATCTTATCTGTATATCTCCTCATTTGCCAACCAATGATCACGCCTTTTATGCAGTTTTACCTACTGAAAATAAGACAATCATGTAAAAGATTTCTgtttaatagaaaataa